A genomic window from Onychostoma macrolepis isolate SWU-2019 chromosome 22, ASM1243209v1, whole genome shotgun sequence includes:
- the btg2 gene encoding protein BTG2, translated as MTLGTGAEVSAAASFVCRLLRSRGRLSDAQLHVFRDCLAQALSEHYQHHWFPDRPQKGSGYRCIRINHEMDPLIGRAAGRIGLTSGQLFSLLPRELTLWVDPYEVSYRIGEDGSICVLYEAEPPVSSPAPSAYDQTASCKNRFMMSGRTSPPKNYLMMVSS; from the exons ATGACGCTCGGCACCGGAGCGGAGGTTTCTGCCGCCGCGAGTTTCGTTTGCAGACTGTTGCGCAGCCGCGGACGCCTGAGTGACGCGCAGCTCCACGTCTTTAGAGACTGTCTCGCGCAGGCGCTGTCAG AACACTACCAGCACCACTGGTTCCCTGACCGGCCGCAGAAGGGATCCGGTTACCGCTGCATACGGATCAATCACGAAATGGACCCTCTGATTGGCCGAGCGGCCGGCCGTATTGGACTGACCAGCGGGCAGCTTTTCTCGCTCCTGCCGCGGGAGCTGACTCTCTGGGTCGACCCGTACGAAGTCTCATACCGCATCGGTGAGGACGGCTCCATCTGCGTTCTCTACGAGGCCGAGCCACCTGTCTCAAGCCCCGCCCCCTCGGCGTACGACCAGACGGCGAGCTGCAAAAACCGCTTCATGATGAGCGGCCGAACAAGTCCGCCGAAAAACTACCTGATGATGGTGTCCAGCTGA